The DNA region CAAGCTGAACATCGGTAACTCAGGCACCGGCTCTATCTGGCACATCGCAGCCGCCTCGATCGAAGAATCGCAAGGCGTTCAATTCAACCACGTTCCTTTTGAAGGTGCGGCTCCTGCCATTGCAGCTCTCCTCGGCGGGCATATCGACGCTTTGACGGTGAGTGATGCAGAGGTGCTTCCCAATGTAAAGAACGGGGACTTTAAAGTCCTTGCCGTAATGGGAAACGAACGATCCACTACACTTTCCGAGGTTCCCACCCTCAAAGAGCTGGGAATCGATGTTGCCGTATTCGGCTGGGGTGGGTTTGCCGTTCCCAAAGGAACTCCCGATGATGTCAAGGCAATTCTCGGTGCCGCTTTTAAGGTTGGTATTGGATCTGCTGATTTTGCCCAGCTGTGTAAAGAACGAGGTTTTACCCAGAAATATATGACCGGCAAGGAAATTCAGGAATTCGCACAGGAACAGTATGAATACTATTCCAAACTGATCCCCAAACTGGGAATTCATTAAGATCGAAAGATTTGGTTGGGAGGCGGGCCGAAAAGCCTGCCTCCTCTTCCATAGCGAAGGGAGTTTTATATGCTGTATGGAGATCTTGTCTTCGGGGCCGTATCTCTGGGCTTAAGCGTTTGGTTTTTCATTATGAGTCTCGGTTTTAAGTCGGGTTCCCCACTCAATGGCGTTCCCGGTGCCGGTTTCTTCCCCGGAGTTATTTCTATCCTCATTGCCCTTGTTTCAATTGTTTTGATGGTGCAGGGGTTTCGACAAAAACGACACTATTTTCAACCGATCAAATCGATAAAGGAGATGCAGGCAAACACCAGAACCCTTTTTCTTACTGTAACTTCTTTGGTGATTTTTATGCTTCTCTGGAAGTTTGTGCATTTTTTTATTGCCATTGGGGCCTTTATTTTTTTCCTCAATATACTGTTTCGCCAAAAGCTTCTTGTCAACATCATCTACACGGTGGTCAGCATCACATTTATCTATTTGACGTTCGGAAAAATTTTTCACGTTATGTTCTGATCAGGAACGGAAGGTTATTTGTATGGGTATATGGTTACACGTGCTGCAATCGCTTCTCAACCCCGGAGTGCTTCTCTATTTGCTGTTCGGGGTGGTAATCGGGAGTTTTCTCGGGGGGCTTCCGGGCTTAACTGCAACCATGGGGATTGCGATTCTTACCCCGATTACATTTTGGTTTAGCCCGGAGAAGGGCTTCGCAATGCTTATCGGGGTCTGGAATTCGGCCATCTGGGCCGGAGGGCTTACCGCGATATT from Sediminispirochaeta bajacaliforniensis DSM 16054 includes:
- a CDS encoding tripartite tricarboxylate transporter substrate binding protein; this translates as MKKKITMVLIALLAVGTLCFANGQTEGKPFPAKEVTIVVPYSPGGASDTVTRIIAKNTESALGVPVIVTNKTGASGSIGMDYVRKSTPDGYTISYMPVESTMVSALGYTDLAPADFDFVAGAMTLSAALTVRADAPWDSVEEFLAYAKANPGKLNIGNSGTGSIWHIAAASIEESQGVQFNHVPFEGAAPAIAALLGGHIDALTVSDAEVLPNVKNGDFKVLAVMGNERSTTLSEVPTLKELGIDVAVFGWGGFAVPKGTPDDVKAILGAAFKVGIGSADFAQLCKERGFTQKYMTGKEIQEFAQEQYEYYSKLIPKLGIH
- a CDS encoding tripartite tricarboxylate transporter TctB family protein, with protein sequence MLYGDLVFGAVSLGLSVWFFIMSLGFKSGSPLNGVPGAGFFPGVISILIALVSIVLMVQGFRQKRHYFQPIKSIKEMQANTRTLFLTVTSLVIFMLLWKFVHFFIAIGAFIFFLNILFRQKLLVNIIYTVVSITFIYLTFGKIFHVMF